The following are encoded in a window of Halosolutus halophilus genomic DNA:
- the cobT gene encoding nicotinate mononucleotide-dependent phosphoribosyltransferase CobT yields the protein MRVILPAGTTETALIDGISAAGAAPELMEHTPSADVEILVYGEPTAAPVTPVSPNGCPTPAAVTRAVREVVGFDLAVVDAGLARSTAAPTIDLDARPGADIREETAVPDATSVFDRAFGYGSGLPDDEIVIGETVPGGTTTALGVLTALGEPIGVSSSLPTNPIERKRRVVDEGLAASDLEAGACEGDPLAAIEAVGDPVQPTVLGIAAGAIESGTDVTLAGGTQMVAVAALLRHAGIDAPLSIATTSFVAAEQGDSLGAACDRLDCDLVVTDPGFDERDHVAMARYCAGEAKEGVAMGGALSLVPDGRMAAVRDRFETVCARLGIEAADGDEESAAATGDSDDTATEADRGS from the coding sequence GTGCGCGTGATCCTCCCCGCCGGCACGACCGAGACGGCGCTGATCGACGGGATCAGCGCGGCCGGTGCAGCCCCGGAGCTGATGGAACACACGCCCTCGGCCGACGTCGAGATCCTCGTCTACGGGGAGCCGACGGCCGCGCCCGTCACCCCCGTGAGCCCGAACGGGTGTCCGACGCCCGCCGCCGTCACGCGGGCCGTCCGCGAGGTGGTCGGTTTCGACCTCGCGGTCGTCGACGCCGGACTCGCCCGGTCGACCGCCGCGCCGACGATCGACCTCGACGCGCGTCCGGGAGCCGACATCCGCGAGGAGACCGCCGTCCCCGACGCGACCTCGGTCTTCGATCGAGCCTTCGGCTACGGGTCGGGCCTCCCGGACGACGAGATCGTGATCGGCGAGACCGTACCGGGCGGGACGACGACCGCCCTCGGCGTCCTCACCGCCCTCGGCGAGCCGATCGGCGTCTCGTCGTCCCTCCCTACCAACCCGATCGAGCGCAAGCGCCGCGTCGTCGACGAGGGTCTCGCGGCGAGCGACCTCGAGGCGGGAGCCTGCGAGGGCGACCCGCTCGCGGCGATCGAGGCGGTGGGCGATCCCGTCCAGCCGACCGTCCTGGGCATCGCGGCCGGCGCGATCGAGTCGGGAACCGACGTGACGCTGGCCGGCGGGACGCAGATGGTCGCCGTCGCGGCCCTGTTGCGCCACGCCGGGATCGACGCGCCGCTGTCGATCGCGACAACTTCGTTCGTCGCGGCCGAGCAGGGTGACAGCCTCGGGGCGGCTTGCGATCGACTCGACTGCGACCTCGTCGTGACCGATCCCGGCTTCGACGAACGCGATCACGTCGCGATGGCACGGTACTGTGCGGGCGAAGCCAAGGAGGGCGTCGCGATGGGCGGCGCGCTCTCGCTCGTCCCCGACGGACGGATGGCCGCCGTGCGGGACCGATTCGAGACGGTCTGTGCGAGACTCGGGATCGAGGCGGCCGACGGGGACGAAGAGTCTGCGGCGGCGACCGGCGACTCGGACGACACCGCCACGGAGGCCGATCGTGGATCCTGA
- a CDS encoding threonine-phosphate decarboxylase: MDPDAIRSGERVPHGGESDRDLLDFSANTNPATPDGAADVYAAALEDSRRYPDDDYAEFRVAAGAFVDCAPDRVIPTPGGLAAIRLAIESVLAPGDRALIPYPSFGEYAREVRLQGASPQFVYHEDVLSIGTDVLDGCALAVVCTPNNPTGEAADPDALAAFADRCAEAGTTLLVDEAFLGFTDLPSAARLDAEHVVVARSLTKLFGLPGLRAGFAVATGDRRDALETARRAWSLGTPAARVGAHCLRQDAFVRATRDRVASERERVRTALETEFDVHPSDAPYLLCDVGDRGVESVIESARDDGVAIRDARTFRALDSHVRVAIKDRRSNDRLLDALESDG, encoded by the coding sequence GTGGATCCTGACGCGATCCGGTCCGGGGAGCGGGTCCCTCACGGCGGCGAGTCCGATCGGGACCTGCTCGACTTCTCGGCCAACACGAACCCCGCGACCCCGGACGGCGCGGCCGACGTCTACGCGGCGGCGCTCGAGGACTCCCGCCGGTATCCCGACGACGACTACGCCGAGTTTCGGGTGGCCGCGGGGGCGTTCGTCGACTGTGCGCCCGATCGGGTGATCCCGACGCCCGGCGGACTGGCCGCGATCAGGCTGGCGATAGAAAGTGTGCTCGCACCCGGCGATCGGGCGCTGATCCCCTACCCCAGCTTCGGCGAGTACGCCCGCGAAGTCCGGCTGCAGGGAGCGAGTCCGCAGTTCGTCTACCACGAGGACGTGCTCTCGATCGGAACCGACGTCCTCGACGGCTGTGCGCTGGCGGTCGTCTGTACGCCGAACAACCCGACCGGCGAGGCCGCCGACCCCGACGCGCTGGCGGCCTTTGCCGATCGCTGCGCGGAGGCGGGGACGACGCTACTGGTCGACGAGGCGTTTCTCGGCTTCACCGACTTGCCGTCGGCGGCCCGTCTCGACGCGGAGCACGTCGTCGTCGCACGATCGCTCACGAAACTGTTCGGCCTCCCCGGACTCCGCGCCGGCTTCGCCGTCGCGACGGGCGATCGTCGAGACGCGCTGGAGACCGCGAGACGGGCGTGGTCGCTCGGAACGCCCGCGGCGCGGGTCGGCGCCCACTGTCTCCGCCAGGACGCGTTCGTCCGGGCGACTCGCGATCGGGTCGCGAGCGAGCGCGAGCGGGTACGGACCGCGCTCGAGACCGAATTCGACGTGCATCCGTCGGACGCGCCGTACCTCCTGTGTGACGTCGGCGATCGCGGGGTCGAGAGCGTGATCGAATCGGCCCGCGACGACGGGGTCGCGATCCGCGACGCGCGAACGTTCCGCGCGCTCGACTCGCACGTCCGCGTCGCGATCAAGGATCGGCGA